From a region of the Coprococcus comes ATCC 27758 genome:
- a CDS encoding FecCD family ABC transporter permease: protein MGQAGMKNNWKRNTRYMGVFAVLAAVFCMIVVLNINTGNVQISVPEILRILFLKKGTQVQMNIIWKIRLPRVLMAGILGGALALSGFLLQTFFSNPIAGPYVLGISSGAKMMVALAMIIFLKYYTLVSSYILIIAAFIGSMLSIGFILLLARKIRNMATLLVGGIMIGYICSAVTDFVVTFAEDSDIVNLHGWSQGSFSGMSWSNVKVAALMVGITLILTFFLSKPIGAYQLGEMYAQSMGVNIRVFRVLLILLSSVFSACVTAFAGPISFVGIAVPYLIKHLLGTAKPLVVIPATFLGGAVFCMGCDLIARMAFAPLELNISTVTSIFGAPIVIFMMIKGRKGK from the coding sequence ATGGGACAGGCAGGAATGAAAAATAACTGGAAAAGGAATACAAGATATATGGGAGTCTTTGCGGTGCTGGCAGCAGTTTTTTGCATGATTGTAGTGCTGAACATCAATACCGGAAATGTACAGATCTCGGTTCCTGAGATTTTACGGATTCTGTTTCTGAAAAAAGGAACACAGGTGCAGATGAATATTATCTGGAAAATCCGTCTTCCGCGTGTCCTGATGGCAGGGATTCTGGGAGGGGCACTTGCCCTTTCCGGATTTTTATTGCAGACATTTTTTTCCAACCCGATCGCAGGACCGTATGTACTGGGGATTTCTTCGGGTGCAAAGATGATGGTCGCTCTGGCGATGATCATCTTTTTAAAATATTACACTTTGGTATCATCTTATATACTGATCATTGCAGCATTTATCGGATCTATGCTTTCAATTGGATTTATCCTGCTTCTTGCAAGAAAAATCCGGAATATGGCAACTCTTCTGGTTGGCGGAATCATGATCGGTTATATCTGCTCGGCAGTAACTGATTTTGTAGTGACTTTTGCGGAGGATTCAGATATCGTGAATCTGCATGGCTGGTCACAGGGAAGCTTTTCCGGTATGAGCTGGAGCAATGTAAAGGTAGCAGCGCTTATGGTAGGAATCACACTGATCCTTACCTTTTTCCTGTCAAAGCCGATCGGAGCGTATCAGCTGGGGGAAATGTATGCGCAGAGTATGGGGGTCAATATCCGTGTGTTCCGGGTGCTTCTGATTCTGCTTTCCAGTGTATTTTCCGCATGTGTGACCGCATTTGCAGGACCGATTTCATTCGTTGGAATCGCAGTTCCGTACTTGATCAAGCATCTTCTCGGGACGGCAAAACCGCTGGTTGTGATACCGGCAACATTCCTTGGCGGGGCGGTGTTCTGTATGGGATGTGATCTGATCGCGCGTATGGCATTTGCACCACTGGAGCTGAATATCAGTACCGTGACTTCGATCTTTGGTGCACCGATCGTAATTTTCATGATGATAAAAGGAAGAAAAGGGAAATAA
- a CDS encoding ABC transporter ATP-binding protein: MSENYFQMKDLSVGYHGNVLIHDICTEIKKGEILTLIGPNGSGKSTILKSITKQLTLIGGKVTIGEKNLKDLSYKELATKMAVVLTQRAKPELMTCYEVVAAGRYPYTGRLGILTREDEKKTQEALEIVHATEYAEKSFEAISDGQRQRILLARAICQEPEVLILDEPTSFLDIRYKLELLTILKNMAKEKQITVIMSLHEIDLAQKISDKILCVKGDTIFGYGEPEAIFKEDFIQKLYEIDNGHFDPVFGSVELAKAEGEAEVFVISSGGSGIPVYRNLQKAKIPFSAGILYTNDIDYHLAEHLAVSVIEEEPFEPVSDRAFERAKQMIRQCKKVINAGIVIGTTNRKIKELLVFAEEMGKLESYEK; encoded by the coding sequence ATGAGTGAGAACTATTTTCAGATGAAAGATCTTTCTGTCGGATATCATGGAAATGTACTGATCCATGATATCTGTACAGAGATTAAAAAAGGTGAGATATTGACACTGATTGGACCAAACGGTTCCGGGAAATCTACGATTTTAAAAAGTATTACCAAACAGCTTACGCTCATTGGAGGTAAGGTGACGATCGGTGAAAAGAATCTGAAAGACTTATCTTACAAAGAGCTTGCAACGAAGATGGCAGTGGTGCTGACACAGCGGGCAAAGCCGGAGCTGATGACCTGCTATGAGGTCGTAGCAGCAGGGCGGTATCCTTATACAGGACGGCTCGGGATATTAACGCGAGAAGATGAGAAAAAGACACAGGAAGCACTGGAAATTGTCCATGCAACAGAATACGCAGAAAAAAGTTTTGAGGCGATCAGTGACGGGCAGAGACAGCGGATCCTTCTGGCAAGAGCGATCTGTCAGGAACCGGAGGTACTGATCCTGGATGAACCCACTTCTTTTCTGGATATCCGTTATAAGCTGGAGTTGCTTACTATTTTGAAAAATATGGCGAAAGAAAAGCAGATCACGGTCATTATGTCACTTCATGAGATCGATCTGGCGCAGAAGATCTCGGATAAGATCCTTTGCGTTAAAGGAGATACGATTTTCGGTTATGGAGAGCCAGAGGCGATTTTTAAAGAAGATTTTATCCAGAAACTTTATGAGATCGACAACGGGCATTTTGATCCTGTGTTCGGAAGTGTGGAGCTTGCAAAGGCGGAGGGAGAGGCAGAAGTATTTGTGATCTCTTCCGGAGGCAGTGGAATCCCTGTTTACCGGAACCTTCAGAAAGCAAAGATTCCATTTTCGGCAGGAATCCTGTATACTAATGATATTGACTATCATCTGGCAGAACATCTGGCAGTCAGCGTAATCGAAGAAGAGCCATTTGAACCGGTAAGCGATCGTGCATTTGAACGGGCAAAGCAGATGATCAGGCAGTGTAAAAAGGTGATAAATGCAGGAATTGTGATTGGGACAACCAACCGGAAGATAAAAGAACTGCTTGTATTTGCAGAAGAAATGGGAAAGCTGGAATCATATGAAAAATAG
- a CDS encoding cob(I)yrinic acid a,c-diamide adenosyltransferase — MKNRLLHIYCGDGKGKTTAATGLAVRAAGSGMRVLFARFLKNEFSGELKILDRIPEIEVLHLEKSYGFFKTLSEKEQEEVREMYGRLWNTILGKISTGDYDMLVIDEFMAAYRYGLIPNKEAVQFLKDRPDNLEVVLTGRDPSDELLELADYISEVKMVRHPFEKGIRARKGIEY, encoded by the coding sequence ATGAAAAATAGACTTTTGCACATTTACTGTGGAGATGGAAAAGGAAAGACGACGGCGGCAACGGGGCTTGCAGTTCGCGCAGCTGGAAGTGGTATGCGGGTTCTGTTTGCCCGTTTTTTAAAAAATGAATTTTCGGGAGAATTGAAGATCCTGGATCGGATCCCGGAGATCGAGGTACTTCATCTTGAAAAAAGCTATGGATTTTTTAAGACACTTTCCGAAAAGGAACAGGAAGAAGTCCGAGAGATGTATGGCAGGCTGTGGAATACGATCCTAGGGAAAATCAGTACAGGGGATTATGATATGCTTGTGATTGATGAATTTATGGCGGCATACCGGTATGGACTGATCCCGAATAAAGAGGCGGTGCAGTTCTTAAAAGACAGACCGGACAATCTGGAAGTGGTTCTGACCGGACGGGATCCGTCAGATGAGCTTCTGGAGCTGGCAGATTATATTTCGGAAGTAAAGATGGTACGGCATCCTTTTGAAAAAGGAATCCGGGCAAGGAAAGGCATCGAATACTAA
- the cbiD gene encoding cobalt-precorrin-5B (C(1))-methyltransferase CbiD, which yields MEMDKMQVVWKNQKELRCGYTTGSCAAAAAKAAAAMLFSGEEIRQVSLMTPKGIELYLEVEKIQRENESVSCAIQKDSGDDPDVTNGIFVYAKVTKKREKGVTLDGGIGVGRFTRKVLEQEAGEAAINKVPRQMIREAVQSQIEKYDWDGGADVLVYVPQGVEIAKKTFNPRLGIEGGISVLGTSGIVEPMSEQALTQTIFLEMKMLRDEGHRYCYLTPGNYGNDFLRQTLGYDQELAVKCSNYIGDAIDDGVRLKMDGLLLVGHIGKLVKIAAGVMNTHSRQADARMEVLAVHAAMAGADRETVCALMKCFTTKEALDILEERGLLEETMRTVMEKIEYHLAKRAGEKMKVGALMFSDELGVLGKTSLVDKLREKIG from the coding sequence ATGGAAATGGACAAGATGCAGGTCGTGTGGAAAAATCAAAAAGAACTGCGGTGTGGATACACAACAGGAAGCTGTGCTGCGGCAGCAGCAAAGGCGGCAGCGGCAATGCTCTTTTCCGGGGAGGAAATCCGCCAGGTATCTCTTATGACGCCGAAAGGGATCGAACTGTATCTGGAAGTAGAAAAGATCCAAAGAGAAAATGAATCTGTCAGCTGTGCCATTCAGAAGGACAGCGGAGATGACCCGGATGTGACGAACGGGATCTTCGTTTACGCCAAGGTCACGAAAAAAAGGGAAAAAGGAGTGACCTTAGATGGTGGGATCGGAGTAGGGCGGTTCACCCGGAAGGTGCTGGAGCAGGAAGCCGGGGAAGCGGCGATCAATAAGGTTCCGCGGCAGATGATCCGGGAAGCGGTGCAAAGCCAGATTGAGAAATATGACTGGGATGGTGGCGCAGACGTTCTGGTCTATGTTCCGCAGGGCGTGGAGATCGCGAAGAAAACGTTTAATCCAAGACTTGGGATCGAAGGTGGGATTTCGGTACTCGGAACCTCAGGAATCGTAGAACCGATGAGTGAACAGGCACTGACGCAGACTATTTTCCTGGAAATGAAGATGCTTCGTGATGAAGGTCACCGGTATTGTTATCTGACACCGGGAAATTATGGAAATGATTTTTTAAGGCAGACACTTGGGTACGACCAGGAGCTTGCGGTGAAATGCAGCAATTATATCGGGGATGCGATTGATGACGGCGTGCGGCTGAAGATGGACGGACTGCTGCTTGTAGGACATATCGGAAAGCTGGTCAAGATCGCTGCAGGTGTAATGAATACTCATTCCAGACAGGCGGATGCAAGAATGGAAGTGCTTGCCGTCCATGCGGCAATGGCAGGGGCAGACCGGGAGACAGTCTGTGCTCTGATGAAGTGTTTTACGACGAAGGAAGCATTGGATATTCTGGAAGAAAGAGGACTTTTGGAAGAGACGATGCGGACCGTGATGGAGAAGATCGAGTATCATTTGGCGAAGCGTGCCGGCGAGAAGATGAAGGTCGGGGCGCTGATGTTTTCGGATGAGCTCGGGGTTCTTGGAAAGACATCTCTTGTGGACAAACTGAGGGAAAAGATCGGATAG
- a CDS encoding precorrin-2 C(20)-methyltransferase yields the protein MAGRFDLAGVGPGDPELMTIKTIRAIKACQVLVLPIGSPELKKPELEEGEEETFAKECLAYRIACEAEPETKKKLRLYLPMPMIKEKKLLKEIHDAGARKASELLEKGKNLVFLTIGDPTVYSTGIYIYKRLKKMGYQGEIFSGIPSFCAAAARLEISLVENRQELHVLPVSYGIEEKLKLPGTKVLMKTGKKMAQVKAVLKEEGQQAKMVMNCGMDGEKIYKCTEEIPEDAGYFSIVIAKEKEK from the coding sequence ATGGCAGGAAGATTTGACCTTGCGGGTGTAGGTCCGGGAGATCCGGAACTGATGACGATAAAGACAATTCGTGCGATTAAAGCGTGTCAGGTATTGGTACTTCCAATTGGCAGTCCGGAGTTAAAGAAACCGGAACTGGAAGAGGGGGAAGAAGAGACATTTGCAAAAGAATGTCTGGCATATCGGATTGCGTGTGAGGCAGAGCCGGAGACGAAAAAGAAGCTGCGGCTGTATCTTCCCATGCCAATGATCAAGGAAAAAAAGCTACTGAAAGAGATACACGATGCGGGTGCAAGAAAGGCGTCAGAGCTTCTGGAGAAAGGAAAGAATCTGGTTTTTCTGACGATTGGAGATCCGACCGTGTATTCGACAGGAATTTATATTTATAAAAGACTGAAAAAGATGGGATATCAGGGGGAAATCTTTTCCGGGATTCCGTCTTTTTGTGCTGCGGCAGCAAGGCTGGAGATCTCGCTTGTGGAGAACCGGCAGGAGCTGCATGTTCTTCCGGTGTCCTATGGAATTGAAGAAAAGTTGAAGCTTCCGGGGACGAAGGTTCTTATGAAGACCGGGAAAAAGATGGCGCAGGTCAAAGCTGTTCTGAAAGAGGAAGGACAGCAGGCGAAAATGGTCATGAACTGCGGAATGGATGGAGAAAAAATTTACAAATGCACAGAAGAAATACCGGAAGATGCAGGATATTTTTCGATTGTAATAGCAAAGGAGAAAGAAAAATGA
- the cobM gene encoding precorrin-4 C(11)-methyltransferase, translated as MIHFVGAGSGAVDLITVRGQKLLKEADIVVYAGSLVNPELLKNCQKDCQIYNSAKMTLEEVMEVMISGEKQEKKVVRLHTGDPCLYGAIKEQMDLLEKENISYKVCPGVSSFCGAASALNAEYTLPGISQSVVITRMAGRTPVPEKESIESFAAHQATMVIFLSTGMLEELSKRLIEGGYQPETPAAIVYKATWEDEKVCRCKVKDLAVTAKENGITKTALIVVGEVLGGEYERSLLYHPEFTTEFRQGKGKEGAGNV; from the coding sequence ATGATTCATTTTGTTGGAGCAGGAAGCGGTGCTGTGGATCTGATCACAGTACGGGGGCAGAAGCTTTTGAAGGAAGCAGATATAGTGGTGTATGCCGGTTCACTGGTAAATCCGGAGCTTCTTAAGAATTGTCAGAAGGACTGTCAGATCTACAACAGTGCGAAGATGACGCTGGAAGAAGTGATGGAAGTGATGATTTCCGGAGAGAAGCAGGAGAAAAAAGTCGTCCGGCTGCATACGGGTGATCCGTGTCTGTATGGTGCGATCAAAGAGCAGATGGATCTGCTGGAAAAGGAGAATATTTCTTATAAAGTGTGCCCGGGAGTCAGCTCCTTTTGCGGAGCGGCATCTGCACTGAATGCAGAATATACTCTTCCTGGGATTTCACAGTCTGTGGTGATCACACGGATGGCAGGAAGAACACCGGTTCCGGAAAAAGAATCCATTGAAAGCTTCGCTGCGCACCAGGCAACAATGGTAATCTTTTTAAGTACCGGGATGCTGGAAGAACTGTCGAAGCGTCTGATCGAAGGCGGTTATCAGCCGGAGACTCCGGCAGCGATCGTCTACAAGGCAACCTGGGAGGATGAAAAGGTGTGCAGATGTAAAGTGAAAGATCTTGCGGTGACAGCAAAGGAGAATGGAATTACAAAGACAGCACTGATCGTGGTTGGTGAGGTGCTTGGCGGAGAGTATGAACGGTCACTTTTATATCATCCGGAGTTTACAACAGAGTTCAGGCAGGGCAAAGGAAAAGAAGGTGCAGGAAATGTGTAA
- the cobJ gene encoding precorrin-3B C(17)-methyltransferase: MGKVYVIGLGPGAEKEMTYQASTALEKSEVIIGYTVYTGLIRERFPDKKYLSTPMRQEVIRCEMAMDEAMKGRTVAMVCSGDAGIYGMAGLLYEMGQGYPEVELEVVPGITAANGGAAVLGAPLMHDFAVISLSDLLTPWEKIEKRIRGAAMADFVICLYNPSSRKRADYLKKACEYILEYQSPDTVCGYVRNIGREGEDAHILTLSELKDTEVDMFTTVYIGNSQTRNVDGKMVTPRGYRLEE, from the coding sequence ATTGGAAAAGTCTATGTAATCGGTCTTGGACCGGGTGCTGAGAAAGAAATGACATACCAGGCGTCCACGGCACTGGAAAAAAGTGAGGTTATTATCGGGTATACCGTATATACGGGACTGATACGGGAAAGGTTTCCGGATAAAAAGTACCTTTCCACACCAATGCGGCAGGAAGTGATCCGCTGTGAGATGGCAATGGATGAGGCGATGAAAGGAAGAACGGTAGCTATGGTATGCAGTGGGGATGCCGGAATTTACGGAATGGCAGGTCTGCTCTATGAGATGGGACAGGGCTACCCGGAGGTGGAGCTGGAGGTCGTGCCGGGGATCACGGCGGCAAATGGCGGTGCGGCAGTTCTTGGTGCACCTCTGATGCATGATTTTGCAGTGATCAGTCTGAGTGATCTTCTGACACCGTGGGAGAAGATTGAAAAGAGGATCCGCGGAGCTGCGATGGCGGATTTTGTGATCTGTCTGTATAATCCGTCCAGCCGGAAACGGGCAGATTACCTGAAAAAGGCATGTGAGTATATCCTGGAGTACCAGAGCCCGGATACAGTCTGCGGTTATGTGCGGAACATCGGACGTGAAGGCGAAGATGCACATATTCTGACACTTTCTGAGCTGAAGGATACGGAGGTCGATATGTTTACAACCGTTTATATCGGCAACAGCCAGACGAGAAATGTGGATGGGAAAATGGTGACACCGAGAGGCTATCGATTGGAGGAATAA
- a CDS encoding bifunctional cobalt-precorrin-7 (C(5))-methyltransferase/cobalt-precorrin-6B (C(15))-methyltransferase — protein sequence MENRKCQVNLAGIGMGSKGTLTEEVRKIIAESDVLIGATRMLEGFREKKKCCYAEYLPEKIRAILDEQEEKTRCTVLFSGDTGFYSGAKKLADILKKDGYEVQIFPGISSVIYLAAKLGKSWEDAKILSMHGRSQNFIHVVANHEKTFLILGKSAGKEICEKLKYYHLEQVTVSVGNHLSYPDEEIVIKKGNELQEEDFGDLTTILIENPKPEKRTGIHLADEELIRGSVPMTKEEVRTVSIAKLKLTKNAVIYDVGAGTGSVSIEAALQGENLRVYAIEKNPEGAELIRKNMQKFRADQIQVIEGVAPEALEALEMPTHAFIGGSTGQLKEIIQCIKKKNPDVRIVINAISLETVKEAMEAMEEGLLADPEIIQLNVAKSKKLGRYHMMTGLNPIYIISDGGDIE from the coding sequence GTGGAAAACCGAAAATGCCAGGTAAATCTTGCCGGGATCGGGATGGGAAGCAAAGGAACGCTTACGGAAGAGGTCAGAAAGATCATTGCGGAAAGTGATGTACTGATCGGAGCTACGCGGATGCTGGAAGGATTCCGGGAAAAAAAGAAATGCTGCTATGCAGAGTATCTGCCGGAAAAAATCAGAGCAATCCTGGATGAGCAGGAGGAAAAGACCAGATGTACGGTGCTGTTTTCCGGGGATACCGGATTTTACAGCGGGGCAAAAAAGCTGGCGGATATTCTGAAAAAAGACGGATATGAAGTACAGATTTTTCCGGGGATTTCATCTGTAATCTATCTTGCGGCAAAGCTTGGAAAAAGCTGGGAGGATGCAAAGATTCTCAGCATGCATGGAAGAAGTCAGAATTTTATCCATGTAGTTGCAAACCATGAAAAGACATTTCTGATCCTTGGGAAAAGTGCGGGAAAAGAGATCTGCGAAAAACTGAAATATTACCATCTGGAACAAGTAACCGTTTCGGTTGGAAATCATTTGTCTTATCCGGATGAAGAGATTGTGATCAAAAAAGGAAACGAGCTTCAGGAAGAAGATTTTGGTGATCTTACCACTATTCTGATTGAGAATCCAAAGCCGGAAAAGAGAACAGGAATTCATCTTGCAGATGAGGAGCTGATCCGTGGAAGTGTTCCGATGACGAAGGAGGAAGTGCGGACAGTCAGCATTGCAAAATTGAAGCTTACAAAGAATGCAGTAATATATGATGTGGGGGCCGGAACCGGTTCAGTGTCTATAGAGGCTGCTCTTCAAGGAGAGAATCTCCGCGTTTATGCAATAGAGAAGAATCCGGAGGGTGCAGAACTGATCAGGAAGAATATGCAGAAATTCCGGGCAGACCAGATTCAGGTTATAGAAGGAGTTGCACCGGAGGCACTGGAAGCACTGGAAATGCCGACCCATGCTTTTATCGGAGGCAGTACAGGACAGTTAAAAGAAATTATTCAGTGCATAAAGAAAAAAAATCCGGACGTCCGTATCGTGATCAATGCAATTTCGCTGGAAACCGTGAAGGAAGCGATGGAGGCGATGGAGGAAGGACTGCTTGCAGATCCGGAAATCATACAACTGAATGTGGCAAAGTCAAAGAAACTTGGAAGATATCACATGATGACCGGGTTAAATCCGATTTATATTATTTCAGACGGAGGAGATATAGAATGA
- a CDS encoding cobyrinate a,c-diamide synthase, whose product MKIPGIVIAASASGSGKTAVTMAMMKAFKNTGKKVRACKCGPDYIDPMFHWEVLGIDSENLDLYFCDRERLKERFMHHAEGAELVVTEGVMGYYDGISLDSDEASTYDVARTLGLPVILVVPARGMASTILAVLKGMIEYRNDSNIRGIILNRISPMLYPKMKKMIEEGLQTMGFQVQVVGYVPEEDAFHLESRHLGLMLPEEIGNLGKQIDRAAEILTETLDMESVLKIAWEAKEMEYHPVKAKQEAAGRKVRIGVARDLAFCFYYKDNMELLKELGCEIIPFSPLEDTRLPEHLDGLLFGGGYPELCAKHLAENRAMRKDVRKQIENGIPCIAECGGFLYLAEELEGEDGKHYPMVGVLPGKGIKKGRLTRFGYIELTAEMNGVYMKKGEKIRAHEFHYWDSTENGEDTLAVKPDGVRKWQAVHMKGNLFAGFPHLYFYSNPKVARRFVEACRTYRSK is encoded by the coding sequence ATGAAAATTCCCGGAATTGTAATCGCGGCATCTGCCAGTGGGAGTGGAAAGACAGCGGTGACAATGGCAATGATGAAAGCATTTAAAAATACCGGAAAGAAGGTACGCGCCTGCAAATGCGGACCGGATTATATTGATCCTATGTTTCACTGGGAGGTGCTGGGAATTGATTCCGAGAACCTGGATCTGTATTTTTGTGACCGGGAGCGCTTGAAAGAGCGGTTTATGCATCATGCGGAAGGCGCGGAGCTTGTGGTGACAGAAGGTGTGATGGGGTACTATGACGGGATCAGTCTGGATTCGGATGAGGCAAGTACTTATGACGTTGCGAGAACCCTGGGACTTCCGGTAATCCTGGTTGTTCCGGCAAGAGGTATGGCATCGACAATCCTGGCAGTATTGAAGGGAATGATTGAATACCGGAATGACAGTAATATCCGGGGAATCATTCTGAACCGGATTTCCCCGATGCTGTATCCGAAGATGAAGAAGATGATCGAAGAGGGATTGCAGACAATGGGATTCCAGGTTCAGGTGGTTGGTTATGTGCCGGAGGAGGATGCTTTTCATCTGGAGAGTCGGCATCTGGGACTGATGCTTCCGGAGGAAATAGGGAACCTGGGAAAACAGATTGACCGGGCAGCAGAGATTCTGACAGAGACACTTGATATGGAATCGGTGCTGAAAATTGCCTGGGAAGCAAAAGAAATGGAGTATCATCCGGTGAAGGCAAAACAGGAAGCAGCCGGACGAAAAGTGCGTATCGGCGTAGCGCGTGACTTGGCCTTTTGTTTCTATTACAAGGATAATATGGAGCTTTTAAAAGAGCTTGGATGTGAGATCATTCCGTTTAGTCCTTTGGAGGATACAAGGCTTCCGGAACATTTAGACGGACTTTTATTTGGTGGTGGATATCCGGAACTTTGTGCGAAACATCTGGCAGAAAACAGAGCTATGCGAAAAGATGTAAGAAAGCAGATTGAAAATGGAATTCCATGTATTGCGGAATGTGGAGGATTTCTATATTTGGCAGAAGAGCTGGAAGGGGAAGATGGAAAGCACTATCCGATGGTGGGGGTACTTCCGGGAAAAGGGATCAAAAAAGGGCGACTTACCAGATTCGGATACATTGAGCTGACTGCGGAAATGAACGGAGTGTATATGAAAAAGGGAGAGAAGATCCGGGCGCATGAGTTCCATTATTGGGATTCTACGGAAAACGGAGAGGATACACTTGCCGTAAAGCCGGATGGTGTGAGAAAATGGCAGGCTGTTCATATGAAGGGGAATCTGTTTGCGGGATTTCCGCATTTATACTTTTATTCCAACCCCAAAGTGGCCAGACGCTTTGTAGAAGCGTGTAGAACCTACAGAAGCAAGTAA
- the cobT gene encoding nicotinate-nucleotide--dimethylbenzimidazole phosphoribosyltransferase, whose product MEETRWKEKIKPLDENAMEEARAHWMTVGKPLFSLGSLEDAVIQIAGIKGTSDFELRKRGLIIMCADNGVVEEGVTQTGQEVTAIVADNFTRGETSVCIMAEEAKVDLFPVDVGMATDVPSVTKKEYKVMYGTHNFAKEAAMTREEAVAAIEVGIQMVKKCAEAGYEILATGEMGIGNTTTSSAVVSVLLGEDPKVMTGKGAGLTKKGLQKKVQVIREAVERMQPDKTDAIDVLSKVGGLDIAGLAGVYLGGAIYRIPVLIDGFISAVAALVAVRLVPECAGYILPSHLSDEPASRKILDALEKKPFLTCGMCLGEGTGAVAAMPLLEMGLQVYRKMGTFDDIHVEQYEVLDGKDER is encoded by the coding sequence ATGGAAGAGACCAGATGGAAAGAGAAAATAAAACCACTTGATGAAAATGCAATGGAAGAGGCGCGGGCGCACTGGATGACGGTAGGGAAGCCGCTGTTTAGTCTGGGAAGTCTGGAGGATGCGGTGATCCAGATTGCCGGGATTAAGGGGACTTCAGATTTTGAACTGCGAAAGCGCGGGCTGATCATTATGTGCGCGGACAACGGTGTGGTAGAAGAAGGCGTGACACAGACCGGACAGGAAGTAACGGCAATCGTGGCGGATAACTTTACAAGAGGAGAGACAAGCGTCTGCATCATGGCAGAAGAGGCAAAGGTAGATCTTTTCCCGGTGGATGTAGGAATGGCAACAGATGTGCCGTCTGTGACAAAGAAAGAATACAAAGTGATGTATGGCACACACAATTTTGCAAAAGAAGCGGCGATGACAAGAGAAGAGGCAGTTGCGGCGATAGAAGTTGGGATTCAGATGGTAAAGAAGTGTGCCGAAGCGGGATACGAAATTCTTGCGACAGGTGAAATGGGAATTGGAAATACAACGACCAGCAGTGCGGTTGTCTCTGTATTGCTCGGAGAGGATCCGAAGGTCATGACAGGAAAGGGGGCAGGTCTGACGAAAAAAGGTCTGCAAAAGAAGGTACAGGTCATCCGGGAAGCGGTTGAGCGGATGCAGCCGGATAAAACAGATGCGATCGATGTACTTTCTAAGGTTGGAGGACTTGACATAGCAGGACTTGCAGGTGTATATCTCGGTGGGGCGATCTACCGGATTCCGGTGCTGATAGATGGCTTTATTTCTGCAGTGGCTGCACTTGTGGCAGTACGGCTGGTTCCGGAATGTGCAGGATATATTTTACCATCCCATTTGTCTGATGAACCTGCGTCAAGAAAGATTTTAGATGCTTTAGAAAAAAAACCATTTCTTACATGTGGCATGTGTCTGGGGGAAGGAACAGGAGCAGTGGCAGCGATGCCGCTTCTTGAGATGGGACTTCAGGTGTACCGTAAAATGGGAACTTTTGATGATATTCACGTAGAGCAGTATGAAGTACTGGATGGGAAGGACGAAAGATGA
- a CDS encoding adenosylcobinamide-GDP ribazoletransferase, producing the protein MKFLEPMIVAFSMYSKIPMPRIEWNKENMKYTMCFFPLIGVVTGVLIYLAGMFLDGNIFPKVNSGRLMFAAVMTLIPVFVSGGIHLDGFMDTMDALGSWGDKEKKLEILKDSHNGAFAVIGICCYFTVSLGVWSEIRTEMLPVVAAGYVISRALSGIAVVTFPAARGSGLVKTFQDGAQKKAVRITMIVYLILAAVYLYFCSPVGMVVLLIIAGVVFGYYYRMSRKQFGGVTGDLAGYFLQICELALLVGGLIVQGIK; encoded by the coding sequence ATGAAATTTTTAGAACCGATGATCGTTGCGTTTTCTATGTATTCAAAAATACCGATGCCGCGCATTGAGTGGAACAAGGAAAATATGAAATATACGATGTGTTTCTTTCCGCTGATCGGTGTTGTGACCGGAGTACTCATTTATCTGGCAGGAATGTTTCTTGATGGAAATATTTTTCCGAAAGTAAACAGTGGAAGACTGATGTTTGCTGCGGTTATGACATTGATACCGGTTTTTGTAAGTGGAGGGATCCATCTGGATGGATTTATGGATACGATGGATGCACTTGGATCCTGGGGAGATAAAGAAAAGAAACTGGAAATCCTGAAAGATTCGCATAACGGTGCTTTTGCGGTCATCGGAATCTGCTGTTATTTTACCGTAAGCCTTGGCGTATGGAGTGAAATCCGGACGGAGATGCTTCCGGTAGTAGCAGCAGGATATGTAATTTCAAGAGCGCTCAGTGGGATTGCTGTAGTGACATTTCCGGCAGCAAGAGGAAGCGGTCTTGTAAAGACTTTCCAGGATGGAGCACAGAAAAAGGCAGTAAGGATCACAATGATTGTATACCTGATCCTGGCGGCAGTATATTTGTATTTCTGTTCGCCGGTTGGTATGGTGGTACTTCTTATAATTGCAGGAGTAGTATTTGGATATTATTACCGGATGAGCAGGAAACAGTTTGGAGGTGTTACCGGGGATCTGGCGGGATACTTTCTGCAGATTTGTGAGCTGGCATTATTAGTTGGGGGATTGATTGTGCAGGGAATCAAATGA